The Euphorbia lathyris chromosome 4, ddEupLath1.1, whole genome shotgun sequence genomic interval GATGATTATTAGATTATGCCAGAGCAATATATCAGTATTTATTAATTTCTAAAGGTACCTGTTGAGCCACCTCGCTTTTCAAATATTGAGCCAATTGGCCATTGGAAATGGATGGTACTTTTTTCCCCGGAATGTCAACCAAGCAACGGACCTCTGTGCTACTAATAGGATAAAACAAGATGGGTGATGGATCAGCCAAAACAACATGCCCGTGATTGGCAAAAGGAAGGTCGCAATTCTCTAGCACCAATGCAACAAAACAAGAGGGGATATCAACCTGTACAGTTGGTCATCAGATAAAAATCGTGTCAACCTCAACAGGAAATGAAAAATTGGATATTAATTGAATCATTTATGGGTAAATAACTAAGCTAGAGtagtgtttttttattttacagtCTCATTCATCACTTAAAGATATTGTATTATTACCTTCGGGTTGCAGAGAGAACGTCGCAAGTTTGAAAAACAACCATCACATACAATAGTAAGAGGAGCATATGCTGTCAATTCTTGACCATTTCTAGTTCTGTAGTTCACTCCTTTCACTGTTCCTTTTTTCTCAATTAGTGATGTCACAGTTCCTTGTTCCAATCTTACACTGCATAGAAGATGAAGATAGAAGATGAATAATCATTTTATTAAAAAGCAACAGCAAACCAGTTAATATACAAGATTTAGGCATTGCAAAGATAACTTGGGAAGAGATGCAGCCTTTTCACGCATCCTTTGAATGAAACGCCCGTTGTGAAAGCTTCTTCCAGCGACATTAGACTGAAAGCCTTTCAAAGGATATGATAGTTTGGTACTTCTCCCATCTTTCATAATTGCATATCCAAATACTTTTTGAGCATCAATCTCTTCCACACAATCtatatcaataaatatatatattctcatGTCAGAACATAATCATTTTTCAATTGAAGTAGATGAATGATTTCAGTTGTTAAGGATTGATACCTTCGAGACCGAGCTCAGTGAGTTTGAGATAGCCACCAGGCTGTAAGAGTTCACCGACAATTCGATCAGGCTCATTCAAATCTCTTTCTATTACTTGAACATGGCGTCCATCCTGCAATACATAATCAGGTCATTTAATAATCATGCTAATAAATGAAACAATAATACAGTGATCATAGCAAGTTCACCTTGCCAAGAGTATAAGCAAGAGCGGAACCAGCAACACCAGCCCCAACTATGATTATATCAGGAGTTGAAGCTATTTCTTCTGTAGAGCTCTTAAGAatagtttcattttttaatttctttgcAGAAGCTCTGCtgttcttctttcttttcaaaGTATACAAGAAAATCAATGCAAAAAATGAAGCTATAATAAGCATATAATCCATCTCCACAGATCAATCTAGTATGTGCTGAAAGCAAGAGAGATTACAAAGTTCTCTGTTGTATATTTTGGAGATTAATGGCTAATTCTTTTCAAGTACAAACtgtttttcttcctttttctaAGACATATTCGCCTTTTATAGGATGTATAGCAGTCAAGGATAATGTCAGTCAATgaattgcagaagaaataattTAGCTTCATTTTGTGACCAAATAAGTCAGATGGCCCTTCAACAAAGTCTGACTAAGTCGACAGAATAAGTCAAAACTCAAAAGCGGATGAGTTTAAGGTTAAAAAAGTTTTCATGGATTTGGAAATCAGTCGTAACCCAAATGAAATGAAATCAAACCAGACAAACAGAACAGTCCATCTGCAATATCATAATTTAATTTAGAAGTTAACAAACAAAGCAAAAAAGAAAGGACAAAGTACAGAATAATGCTTTAATATATGCTATTGAAGTCTAGATTGGAAGAAGAAAATGCATTGAAGTCTAAAGCAAAGGTAATATTTACaaaatttagtcaaataatCATCAGCCAGACAGGAAAAAACGTTTGATTATTCATAGATCTTGTACTAAATCACAAAATAGtactcttcctttttttttttttttgcagttgaAGAAACTATAACTGTAACTTGTCATAGAAATGCCAATCTTCCCTAATTTTCTGAACTTTCAACCGAAATCCCCAATTGAGGAAGAAAACGAATTGTTAAATGAATGTTTCCAGAACGCCTAAGGAGAGTAATCTGGAGTCCCAAATTTTATGCAACCATTACCAATTTCAAGACAGCctattaaagaaaaagaaaacgaaAATCAAAATCGAGCACAGGCATTGATaatggaaaagaagaagaagaaccttTTGGTTGAGAACCTGAGCAGCAAAGAAGCCGAGTTCAAAAATGGAGAAGCATGATTGATGACGGAGATGAGAGTGATCGGCGGTAAGAATTGAAGTGGCAACTTCCCAGGCAGCGTCGGCCACCCGGTTACAGGAGCCGGCATCATGATTCGATTAGGACATTTACAGCTCCTTTAGCTTTGATCTTAACTCCATTTCTGGTTTGagaatggataaaattaaatttttggcAGGAGCTTGAGCTGATGTTGATTGATCTTCCTTCAGATTTCAACAAACGGCTATAACTTTTGGGTTACAGGTTTAACACGCCCAGCCTCAGCGCAAATGGTAGTTAACCGTTATGGTTTAGataattaatttttgggttaaggtgcaaaaataccccaatgaatgtttgtgatttgttactgataaaatgacacacgtatatgaagtgtagataacaagattcatgatcgagaagacagtttgatgaattatttctcaaattgatccaatttattaatattaggggtaaaattgctcttggcttccaac includes:
- the LOC136226672 gene encoding squalene monooxygenase SE1-like isoform X1 produces the protein MMPAPVTGWPTLPGKLPLQFLPPITLISVINHASPFLNSASLLLRFSTKRKKNSRASAKKLKNETILKSSTEEIASTPDIIIVGAGVAGSALAYTLGKDGRHVQVIERDLNEPDRIVGELLQPGGYLKLTELGLEDCVEEIDAQKVFGYAIMKDGRSTKLSYPLKGFQSNVAGRSFHNGRFIQRMREKAASLPNVRLEQGTVTSLIEKKGTVKGVNYRTRNGQELTAYAPLTIVCDGCFSNLRRSLCNPKVDIPSCFVALVLENCDLPFANHGHVVLADPSPILFYPISSTEVRCLVDIPGKKVPSISNGQLAQYLKSEVAQQIPSELRDAFIASIEKGNIRTMLNRSMPASPCPTPGALLLGDAFNMRHPLTGGGMTVALSDIVLLRDLLKPFRNISDAYALSKNLESFYTLRKPMASTINTLAGALYKVFSASSDSARNDMREACFDYLSLGGVFSEGPISLLSGLNPCPLNLVMHFFAVAIYGVGRLILPFPSPKSICAGARLILAATSIILPIMKAEGAVQMFFPTSKSGITVEFRTNKLCPVLQFRLS
- the LOC136226672 gene encoding squalene monooxygenase SE1-like isoform X2 yields the protein MDYMLIIASFFALIFLYTLKRKKNSRASAKKLKNETILKSSTEEIASTPDIIIVGAGVAGSALAYTLGKDGRHVQVIERDLNEPDRIVGELLQPGGYLKLTELGLEDCVEEIDAQKVFGYAIMKDGRSTKLSYPLKGFQSNVAGRSFHNGRFIQRMREKAASLPNVRLEQGTVTSLIEKKGTVKGVNYRTRNGQELTAYAPLTIVCDGCFSNLRRSLCNPKVDIPSCFVALVLENCDLPFANHGHVVLADPSPILFYPISSTEVRCLVDIPGKKVPSISNGQLAQYLKSEVAQQIPSELRDAFIASIEKGNIRTMLNRSMPASPCPTPGALLLGDAFNMRHPLTGGGMTVALSDIVLLRDLLKPFRNISDAYALSKNLESFYTLRKPMASTINTLAGALYKVFSASSDSARNDMREACFDYLSLGGVFSEGPISLLSGLNPCPLNLVMHFFAVAIYGVGRLILPFPSPKSICAGARLILAATSIILPIMKAEGAVQMFFPTSKSGITVEFRTNKLCPVLQFRLS